From Solea senegalensis isolate Sse05_10M linkage group LG19, IFAPA_SoseM_1, whole genome shotgun sequence, the proteins below share one genomic window:
- the sgf29 gene encoding SAGA-associated factor 29 isoform X1, whose product MSADTKIAELLTELHQLIKQTQEERSRSEHNLLNIQKTHERMQTENKTSPYYRTKLRGLYTTAKADAEAECSILRHALDKIAEIKSLLEERRIAAKMAGVYSDTDPPRKTMRRGVLMTLLQQSAMTLPLWIGKPGESPPPLCGATPANSDYVAKQGDKVAARVKAVDGDEQWILAEVVSYNHSTNKYEVDDIDEEGKERHTLSRRRIIPLPQWKANPETDPEALFSKDQLVLALYPQTTCFYRALIHTPPHRPQDDYSVLFEDTSYADGYSPPLNVAQRYVVACKENKKK is encoded by the exons ATGTCGGCCGACACCAAGATCGCAGAGCTGCTCACGGAACTTCATCAGCTCATCAAACAGACCCAG GAGGAGAGATCTCGCAGTGAACACAACCTCCTCAACATTCAGAAGACACACGAGAGGATGCAGACGGAGAACAAAA CTTCTCCGTACTACCGCACCAAGCTGAGAGGACTGTACACCACTGCCAAAGCAGACGCCGAGGCCGAGTGCAG CATTCTACGTCATGCCCTGGATAAAATCGCAGAAATCAAGTCGTtgttggaggagaggaggatcg CTGCTAAGATGGCAGGAGTTTACAGCGACACTGATCCGCCCAGGAAGACAATGAGGCGCGGCGTCCTCATGACCCTCCTCCAGCAGTCGGCCATGACGCTGCCGCTGTGGATCGGAAAACCCGGGGAAAG TCCGCCTCCACTGTGTGGAGCCACTCCTGCCAACAGCGACTACGTGGCCAAGCAGGGCGACAAAGTGGCAGCAAGGGTGAAAGCCGTGGACGGAGACGAGCAGTGGATCCTGGCTGAGGTCGTCAGCTACAACCACTCCACCAACAA GTACGAAGTGGACGACATCGATGAAGAAGGCAAAGA gaGACACACTCTGAGCCGGCGGCGGATCATCCCTCTGCCACAGTGGAAGGCAAACCCAGAGACGGACCCTGAAGCTCTGTTCAGCAAAGACCAGCTGGTTCTGGCTCTGTACCCCCAGACCACCTGCTTCTACAGAGCCCTCATCCACACCCCACCACACAGG cctCAGGACGATTACTCGGTGTTGTTCGAGGACACGTCGTACGCTGACGGTTACTCTCCTCCTCTAAACGTGGCGCAGAGATACGTGGTCGCCTGCAAAGAGAACAAGAAGAAGTGA
- the sgf29 gene encoding SAGA-associated factor 29 isoform X2, with amino-acid sequence MSADTKIAELLTELHQLIKQTQEERSRSEHNLLNIQKTHERMQTENKTSPYYRTKLRGLYTTAKADAEAECSILRHALDKIAEIKSLLEERRIAAKMAGVYSDTDPPRKTMRRGVLMTLLQQSAMTLPLWIGKPGESPPPLCGATPANSDYVAKQGDKVAARVKAVDGDEQWILAEVVSYNHSTNKYEVDDIDEEGKERHTLSRRRIIPLPQWKANPETDPEALFSKDQLVLALYPQTTCFYRALIHTPPHRVRP; translated from the exons ATGTCGGCCGACACCAAGATCGCAGAGCTGCTCACGGAACTTCATCAGCTCATCAAACAGACCCAG GAGGAGAGATCTCGCAGTGAACACAACCTCCTCAACATTCAGAAGACACACGAGAGGATGCAGACGGAGAACAAAA CTTCTCCGTACTACCGCACCAAGCTGAGAGGACTGTACACCACTGCCAAAGCAGACGCCGAGGCCGAGTGCAG CATTCTACGTCATGCCCTGGATAAAATCGCAGAAATCAAGTCGTtgttggaggagaggaggatcg CTGCTAAGATGGCAGGAGTTTACAGCGACACTGATCCGCCCAGGAAGACAATGAGGCGCGGCGTCCTCATGACCCTCCTCCAGCAGTCGGCCATGACGCTGCCGCTGTGGATCGGAAAACCCGGGGAAAG TCCGCCTCCACTGTGTGGAGCCACTCCTGCCAACAGCGACTACGTGGCCAAGCAGGGCGACAAAGTGGCAGCAAGGGTGAAAGCCGTGGACGGAGACGAGCAGTGGATCCTGGCTGAGGTCGTCAGCTACAACCACTCCACCAACAA GTACGAAGTGGACGACATCGATGAAGAAGGCAAAGA gaGACACACTCTGAGCCGGCGGCGGATCATCCCTCTGCCACAGTGGAAGGCAAACCCAGAGACGGACCCTGAAGCTCTGTTCAGCAAAGACCAGCTGGTTCTGGCTCTGTACCCCCAGACCACCTGCTTCTACAGAGCCCTCATCCACACCCCACCACACAGGGTGAGACCCTGA